One genomic segment of Rivularia sp. PCC 7116 includes these proteins:
- a CDS encoding ABC transporter permease: MSGTVFSSKSDIKLEQIASPQLYSDANQSAFGELVQETLALTRRLFIQLQRRPSTLVASIIQPVMWLVLFGALFQNAPKGIFGNTTNYGQFLTAGIIVFTAFAGALNAGLPVMFDREFGFLNRLLVAPLASRFSIVFASAIFIVSQTLLQAAVIVGAASFLGAGIPGAAGLVSIALIVFLLALGVTALSLGLAFSLPGHIELIAVIFVTNLPLLFASTALAPLSFMPQWLQVVAALNPLSYAIEPIRYLYTHQSWGLNSVVMQAFWGDVTFGGAILVLLGFAIVALLSIQPRLRRTLA, encoded by the coding sequence ATGAGTGGTACTGTTTTTTCTTCCAAGTCGGATATTAAATTAGAGCAAATTGCATCGCCACAACTATATAGCGATGCTAATCAAAGTGCTTTTGGCGAGTTAGTTCAAGAAACCTTAGCATTGACTCGTCGTCTATTTATTCAGTTGCAGCGTCGCCCTTCGACTTTAGTAGCTAGCATTATTCAACCGGTAATGTGGCTAGTATTATTTGGCGCGCTGTTTCAAAATGCACCAAAAGGAATTTTCGGCAATACTACAAATTACGGTCAATTTTTAACTGCTGGAATAATAGTATTTACAGCATTCGCTGGAGCGCTGAATGCTGGTTTACCCGTAATGTTTGACAGAGAATTTGGCTTTTTGAATCGGTTACTAGTTGCTCCTTTAGCATCGCGCTTTTCTATTGTATTTGCTTCAGCAATATTTATTGTCAGTCAAACTTTGTTACAAGCAGCCGTAATTGTAGGTGCTGCATCGTTTTTAGGTGCTGGCATTCCCGGTGCCGCAGGTTTAGTTAGCATTGCTTTAATAGTCTTTCTACTGGCTTTAGGTGTAACGGCTCTTTCATTAGGTTTAGCCTTTTCTTTGCCAGGACATATTGAATTAATAGCTGTCATTTTCGTAACTAACTTACCGCTATTATTTGCTAGTACGGCTTTGGCTCCCCTATCATTCATGCCTCAATGGTTGCAGGTTGTAGCAGCCCTGAATCCTTTAAGCTATGCAATTGAACCAATCCGCTATTTATATACTCATCAAAGTTGGGGATTAAATAGTGTAGTTATGCAGGCTTTTTGGGGTGATGTCACTTTTGGTGGTGCAATACTGGTTTTATTAGGCTTCGCTATTGTAGCATTATTAAGCATTCAACCCCGCCTACGCCGTACTCTTGCGTAA